One Saccharomyces kudriavzevii IFO 1802 strain IFO1802 genome assembly, chromosome: 4 genomic region harbors:
- the TIM11 gene encoding F1F0 ATP synthase subunit e (similar to Saccharomyces cerevisiae TIM11 (YDR322C-A); ancestral locus Anc_5.361), with protein sequence MSTVNVLRYSALGLGLFFGFRNDMILKCNAKKKEEEAQYEKKLRLVDEARKEYAKLQPVVTPKDAPKTTSVNLEDPNIDFEKVILNAVESLKETST encoded by the coding sequence ATGTCGACCGTAAATGTTTTAAGATACTCTGCCTTGGGTTTGGGGTTGTTTTTCGGTTTTAGAAATGATATGATTCTGAAGTGTAAtgccaaaaagaaagaggaagaagcgCAgtacgaaaaaaaattgaggTTGGTGGACGAAGCAAGGAAGGAATACGCCAAATTGCAGCCTGTAGTGACTCCTAAGGACGCACCCAAAACCACATCAGTCAATTTGGAAGATCCTAACATTGATTTCGAAAAAGTTATTCTTAACGCCGTTGAATCCTTGAAGGAAACCTCAACATAA
- the YFT2 gene encoding Yft2p (similar to Saccharomyces cerevisiae YDR319C; ancestral locus Anc_5.350): MIRQLGYWSRKAYLIYPFQVLVGAIISILVSSETLGHQKKTYALLKSSNLFNILFAYKANQLWPFLFFSLAFLQIYFHYLARMDVLPLPISSSETGPTYSSYINRWPLLKDRVIGIMFAQYACKFILKSLLLYVCFQFIDHVFIWTGGECSSGSGTTSAEKCRLENGKWQGGFDISGHFCFLVNISMILWMELHLFSKFVQAEDMFWVANKWVRACLAVISSILVIWICILWVTAIYYHTVLEKILGCFMGYICPIFIYHVLPKIGLLHDYIYI, from the coding sequence ATGATACGTCAACTAGGTTATTGGTCGAGGAAAGCGTATCTCATTTATCCCTTTCAAGTTCTTGTGGGCGcaataatatcaatacTAGTATCTTCAGAGACACTGggtcatcaaaaaaaaacatacgCCCTATTGAAATCTTccaatcttttcaatatacTCTTTGCATACAAAGCGAATCAATTATGgccatttttattctttagTTTGGCTTTTCTGCAAATATACTTTCACTATTTAGCAAGAATGGATGTACTGCCTTTACCGATATCAAGTTCTGAAACTGGTCCCACATATTCCTCCTATATTAACCGTTGGCCTCTCCTCAAAGATAGAGTGATTGGTATAATGTTTGCCCAATATGCTTGcaaattcattttgaagAGTCTGCTGCTATACGtatgttttcaatttattgatcatgttttcatttggaCCGGAGGAGAATGCAGTTCTGGTAGTGGAACAACATCAGCTGAAAAGTGTCGCTTAGAGAACGGAAAGTGGCAGGGTGGGTTTGATATAAGTGGtcatttttgctttcttgtCAATATTAGTATGATACTTTGGATGGAACTACACTTGTTCAGTAAATTTGTTCAAGCTGAAGATATGTTTTGGGTTGCGAATAAATGGGTACGGGCTTGCCTTGCTGTTATAAGTTCCATACTAGTAATCTGGATATGTATTCTCTGGGTTACCGCTATTTATTATCATActgttttggaaaaaattttgggcTGCTTTATGGGGTATATATGCCCGATTTTCATATACCACGttttaccaaaaattgGATTATTACATGattacatatatatatga
- the OMS1 gene encoding putative RNA methyltransferase (similar to Saccharomyces cerevisiae OMS1 (YDR316W); ancestral locus Anc_5.344): MVAFPRPFMSFSHYARQPISRNVFLQPQRRLLSFTCSRYNNSHVDENKNKKKLKNVFQANASRTVRKQKSKEELAKEKFEEQLKSPNRFVRWGAIARSEKFSKGMTKYMIGAYVVFLIYGLFFTKKLFARDKELERLLKKQEEGNANEYEILRVKELRGKLRRRDELKLKEYKKMQEEGVEDFDDVHVQSFDQNKLNEQILPARDTTTFYQGKASEYDKAINMEEKVIFLGKRRKWLMKHCQGDVLEVSCGTGRNIKYLDMSRINSITFLDSSENMMDIAHQKFREKFPKYKKVAFVVGKAENLVDLAEKGKPSKENEKTEQVKYDTIVEAFGLCSHEDPVKALNNFVKLLKPDGRIILLEHGRGQYDFVNKMLDNRAEKRLNTWGCRWNLDLGEVLDDSDLEVVEEKRTHLGTTWCIIAKRKGDLKKKGELGFVEKYLQSSIRKRMESFEKKNDPDSEKQPEPGTPINKS; encoded by the coding sequence ATGGTTGCATTTCCACGTCCTTTTATGAGTTTTTCACATTATGCTCGACAACCGATATCCagaaatgtttttttgcaaCCTCAGAGGCGACTATTATCATTTACATGTTCCAGATATAACAACAGTCATGTTGAtgagaataaaaataagaaaaaactgaagaaTGTCTTTCAAGCAAATGCTAGTAGAACTGTTCGTAAAcaaaaatccaaagaaGAACTCGCAAAAGAGaagtttgaagaacaacTGAAATCACCTAATAGATTTGTGAGATGGGGTGCTATTGCAAGATCTGAAAAGTTCTCAAAGGGGATGACCAAGTACATGATCGGCGCTTATGTGgtttttttaatttatGGCCTCTTCTTCACGAAGAAATTGTTTGCGAGAGATaaagaattggaaagaCTGCTTAAGAAGCAAGAGGAAGGAAACGCTAATGAATACGAAATCCTAAGAGTTAAAGAACTAAGAGGCAAATTAAGAAGGAGAgatgaattgaaattaaaaGAGTACAAAAAGATGCAGGAAGAAGGTGTTGAAGACTTCGACGATGTTCATGTACAGAGTTTTGATCAGAACAAACTGAATGAACAGATATTGCCCGCAAGAGACACAACAACATTTTATCAAGGGAAAGCTAGCGAATATGATAAGGCAATTAATATGGAAGAGAAGGTAATATTCCTAGGTAAAAGGAGAAAATGGCTAATGAAGCATTGTCAAGGTGATGTTTTGGAAGTGTCATGTGGGACAGGCAGAAATATAAAGTATCTTGATATGTCACGTATCAACTCTATTACATTCTTAGACTCTTCTGAAAATATGATGGATATAGCAcatcaaaaatttagaGAGAAGTTTCCAAAGTACAAAAAGGttgcttttgttgttgGGAAGGCGGAAAATTTAGTAGATTTAGCAGAAAAAGGTAAACCttctaaagaaaatgaaaagacaGAGCAAGTCAAATATGATACCATCGTAGAAGCTTTTGGTTTGTGTTCTCACGAAGACCCTGTCAAAGCACTGAATAACTTCGTCAAACTATTGAAGCCAGATGGGAGAATTATTTTACTGGAGCATGGAAGGGGCCAATACGATTTCGTGAATAAAATGCTAGACAATAGGGCtgaaaaaagattgaaTACTTGGGGTTGTAGATGGAATCTTGATCTAGGAGAAGTGTTAGACGATTCCGATTTGGAAGTGGTGGAGGAAAAACGGACACACTTGGGTACCACGTGGTGTATTAttgccaaaagaaaaggtgatttgaaaaagaagggtGAGCTTGGATTTGTGGAAAAATACCTACAGTCAAGtatcagaaaaagaatggaatcatttgaaaaaaaaaatgatccAGATTCGGAAAAGCAACCTGAGCCAGGAACTCCTATAAATAAAAGCTAG
- the MRPL35 gene encoding mitochondrial 54S ribosomal protein mL38 (similar to Saccharomyces cerevisiae MRPL35 (YDR322W); ancestral locus Anc_5.360) produces the protein MLQRSIHTTRVLKNSDATIHIWSDFTKRPSSLSIQSPKVKDYLFQKRPSLDPPSIRRRSNRIKYSSPEHIDEIFKMSYDFLEQRSNKFYELANKTSNPLKKDVLLTKAEINNPEVQYNFQFNGKLDNIKSIIDYDVPVYRHLGKQHWESYGQMLLMQRLETLAAIPDTLPTLVPRAEVNVKFPFSTGVNKWIEPGEFLSSSVTSMCPAFKVQEYDYVDVERQLYTILIVNPDVPDLNKDSFKTALCYGLVNVKLSYNDNLVDPRKFNSSNIVADYLPPVPEKNAGKQRFVIWVFRQPLAADNQNSNLLEIDKEQINRDDFDVRRFTKKYSLDPVGAHLWRSEWDANVAVVREKYGLPSGRVFSRVRR, from the coding sequence ATGTTGCAAAGATCTATTCATACCACAAGAGTCCTCAAAAACTCCGATGCTACCATACATATTTGGTCGGATTTCACCAAGAGGCCCAGCTCACTTTCTATCCAATCTCCCAAAGTCAAAGATtatcttttccaaaagagACCCTCCTTGGACCCTCCATCTATTAGGAGAAGAAGTAACCGTATCAAGTATTCATCTCCTGAACACATAGATGagattttcaagatgaGTTACGATTTCCTTGAGCAAAGGTCTAATAAGTTTTACGAGTTGGCTAATAAGACAAGCAATCCCTTGAAGAAGGATGTGCTTCTCACAAAAGCGGAGATCAACAATCCGGAGGTGCAATATAATTTTCAGTTTAATGGCAAGTTAGACAATATCAAATCGATAATAGACTATGACGTCCCAGTATATAGACATTTGGGGAAACAACATTGGGAGTCATACGGCCAAATGTTATTGATGCAGAGATTAGAGACATTGGCAGCTATCCCTGATACATTACCAACTTTGGTGCCTCGAGCAGAAGTGAACGTCAAATTTCCCTTCTCGACTGGTGTCAACAAATGGATCGAGCCTGGTGAATTTCTATCATCCAGTGTCACGTCCATGTGTCCTGCTTTCAAGGTTCAAGAATACGACTATGTAGACGTGGAGAGACAGTTGTACACGATACTGATTGTCAATCCTGATGTTCCGGATTTAAATAAGGATTCGTTCAAGACGGCCTTGTGCTACGGTTTGGTGAATGTTAAATTGAGTTACAATGACAATTTAGTAGACCCAAGAAAGTTCAACAGCTCTAATATTGTTGCCGACTATTTGCCTCCAGTgcctgaaaaaaatgccgGAAAACAGAGGTTTGTTATTTGGGTATTCAGGCAACCTTTGGCTGCAGATAATCAGAATTCAAACCTTCTAGAAATCGATAAAGAGCAAATAAATAgagatgattttgatgtcAGACGCTTTACTAAGAAATATAGTTTGGATCCCGTGGGTGCACACCTTTGGAGAAGTGAGTGGGACGCCAACGTCGCCGTTGTCAGAGAGAAATATGGCTTACCTTCTGGCAGAGTTTTCAGTAGAGTCAGAAGGTGA
- the HIM1 gene encoding Him1p (similar to Saccharomyces cerevisiae HIM1 (YDR317W); ancestral locus Anc_5.348), giving the protein MSDNISVFTDYILLFGSSGLAGRGTLENLLDINFYIKNVSDLQDKLDSLKEIKEDVVLNKHVFCINRRNVTEQKSFLKTIDYVNMKSITWKGGRYYLRSRTANDNGRETSSTDTFFYDNFEEGFIRGAAYEGQKGNFSFAYNQKQFSYSLHYACRKEESFGIKYNFTVTQLIIPPSESWPRLLSRIFSKEQKLEKFDIDNKTYVADKSLPSLRDIGTMVCTLGSTSARVRRTQVPNSFVDYHLVFSLAQEFANTTNKRLVVVTSFNNDLLMRTFEYFRIKAKLENDLEEALPNKLKELVILRPGPMCGQHGDPVNVKLDVQENPTFSERILYYPRYVLKYKKQYISEARKVGLRTKLSELIASSIYRMPGSALLGYSVPVSKVSYVTSLKAIEKRSKEAGPKVEMINSYQIDMIA; this is encoded by the coding sequence ATGAGCGACAACATCAGCGTTTTCACAGACTACATTCTATTATTTGGATCATCTGGTTTGGCAGGAAGAGGCACCTTAGAAAACTTGCTGGACATAAACTTTTACATTAAGAATGTTTCTGATCTACAAGATAAACTTGATAGtctgaaagaaataaaagaggaTGTTGTGTTGAATAAACATGTTTTTTGTATCAATAGAAGGAATGTCACAGAGcaaaaatcatttttaaaGACCATTGATTATGTAAACATGAAATCAATTACTTGGAAAGGTGGCAGATACTACTTAAGAAGCAGAACAGCTAATGACAATGGGAGAGAAACGTCTAGCACTGATACGTTTTTCtatgataattttgaagaggGATTCATTAGAGGTGCGGCGTATGAGGGACAAAAAGgcaatttttcctttgccTATAATCAGAAACAGTTTAGTTACTCATTACATTATGCATGcagaaaagaggaaagcTTTGGAATCAAGTATAATTTTACTGTGACGCAATTGATTATTCCTCCCTCTGAAAGCTGGCCAAGATTGCTTTCACGCATTTTCTCGAAAGAGCAAAAGCTGGAGAAGTTTGATATTGACAACAAAACTTATGTTGCCGATAAAAGTTTACCAAGTCTGCGTGATATTGGTACCATGGTGTGTACCTTGGGCTCTACTTCAGCTAGAGTGCGGAGAACTCAAGTACCAAATTCTTTTGTAGACTACCActtggttttttctttagcACAAGAATTTGCAAATACCACGAATAAAAGATTGGTGGTTGTAACTTCCTTCAACAATGACTTGCTTATGAGAACTTTCGAATATTTTAGAATAAAAGCCAAACTGGAGAACGATTTGGAGGAAGCTTTGCCAAATAAGCTAAAAGAACTTGTTATTTTGAGACCAGGTCCAATGTGTGGACAACATGGAGATCCTGTAAACGTCAAATTGGATGTACAAGAAAACCCAACTTTTTCGGAGAGAATCCTATATTATCCTCGAtatgttttgaaatataAGAAGCAATATATTAGCGAAGCTAGGAAGGTTGGTTTACGAACAAAGTTAAGTGAATTGATTGCTTCCAGTATATATAGAATGCCAGGATCGGCATTGTTAGGATATTCGGTTCcagtttcaaaagtttcttATGTTACGTCTTTGAAGGCAAtcgaaaaaagaagcaaagaAGCCGGACCTAAGGTGGAAATGATTAATAGTTATCAAATTGATATGATTGCCtaa
- the IPK1 gene encoding inositol pentakisphosphate 2-kinase (similar to Saccharomyces cerevisiae IPK1 (YDR315C); ancestral locus Anc_5.342), with amino-acid sequence MVDDATGQGHQQYGSLQNKISMRVIGRGGANILIDYGDPSWLWRCCVRWPDLLSSNNAYTLKNIQYIRKDVEPLLNGLLCPMDLIDVDVDIIRPILITFISNLDEKVVKVIKIKNLVNKSTTTLIQNDHLLKSYFTQDFQTIFLELKPKWVYYDMEYCRNCTHNALKGREAKYCYNQLLLNPSHLEAIFGDCKMYSDKFKAAMIEYFNSDNNVFKMLYDLQKKLTENTTAIENLESIDDVKDELLLLMTLRDVTCFIEWTGTRNALSVNVIDVDLKPKKKWTHWAKTHSQLESGKKVFHASK; translated from the coding sequence ATGGTGGATGATGCTACCGGTCAAGGTCATCAACAATATGGTTCCTtacaaaacaaaatttcaatgaGAGTTATCGGGCGTGGTGGAgcaaatattttaattGATTATGGAGACCCAAGCTGGTTATGGCGATGCTGTGTCCGTTGGCCCGACCTGCTATCATCAAATAATGCATATACTCTCAAAAACATTCAGTATATCAGAAAAGATGTAGAACCCCTTCTAAATGGTTTGCTTTGCCCAATGGATCTGATCGATGTAGACGTAGATATCATAAGGCCCATTCTAATTACCtttatttcaaatttagatgaaaaagttgtCAAGGTTattaaaattaaaaatttGGTTAACAAGAGTACCACTACACTAATACAAAACGACCACCTTTTAAAATCTTATTTTACACAAGATTTCCAAacaattttcttggaacTGAAACCAAAATGGGTATACTACGATATGGAATACTGTAGGAACTGCACTCATAATGCATTGAAGGGTAGAGAGGCAAAGTACTGTTACAACCAACTACTATTAAACCCATCACACTTGGAAGCAATATTTGGAGATTGCAAAATGTACTCAGATAAATTCAAAGCTGCTATGATTGAGTACTTTAACAGTGACAACAACGTTTTCAAGATGCTTTATGATTTGCAGAAAAAACTCACGGAAAACACAACCGCAATTGAGAATCTAGAGTCAATCGACGATGTAAAAGATGAGCTTTTACTACTGATGACACTCCGAGATGTGACTTGTTTCATTGAATGGACCGGTACCAGAAATGCCTTGAGTGTCAACGTAATAGACGTAGATctaaaaccaaaaaaaaaatggactCATTGGGCAAAAACTCATAGCCAATTGGAATCCGGTAAAAAAGTATTCCATGCCTCAAAATAA
- the ASP1 gene encoding asparaginase ASP1 (similar to Saccharomyces cerevisiae ASP1 (YDR321W); ancestral locus Anc_5.356), producing the protein MKNDSVEITTICPDVENSQFVVQSNYPETIPEILKSQNAVTNGSGTACQQRSLPRIKILGTGGTIASKAVNSSQTAGYHVDLTIQDLLDAIPDISKVCDIEYEQLCNVDSKDINQDILYKIYRGVSESLQTFDGIVITHGTDTLSETAFFIESTIDAGDVPIVFVGSMRPSTSVSADGPMNLYQAICIASNPKSRGRSVLVSLNDQISSGYYITKTNANSLDSFNVRQGYLGNFVNNEIHYYYPPVKPQGCHKFKLRVDGENFKLPEVCILYAHQAFPPAIVNLVADKYDGIVLATMGAGSLPDEVNETCMKLALPIVYSKRSMDGMVPIANVPKSGPNDGYLIASGYLSPEKSRILLQLCLAGNYTLEEIKHVFTGVYGG; encoded by the coding sequence ATGAAGAACGATTCAGTTGAAATCACTACCATCTGCCCAGATGTCGAGAATTCACAGTTCGTTGTGCAAAGCAACTATCCAGAGACTATTCCGGAGATTCTAAAATCTCAAAATGCCGTTACGAACGGCAGCGGCACCGCCTGTCAACAGCGTAGTCTGCCAAGAATTAAGATCTTAGGAACTGGTGGTACGATTGCATCCAAGGCTGTAAATTCATCCCAAACCGCCGGTTATCATGTAGACTTGACCATTCAAGATCTATTGGATGCTATTCCGGATATATCCAAGGTTTGTGACATCGAATATGAACAATTGTGCAATGTTGACTCCAAAGACATAAATCAAGATATTCTTTACAAGATCTATAGGGGTGTTTCGGAATCATTACAAACTTTTGACGGCATCGTCATTACCCATGGGACAGATACGCTGTCTGAAACGGCATTCTTTATTGAAAGCACTATTGACGCTGGCGACGTTCCTATTGTGTTTGTTGGCTCGATGCGTCCATCGACCAGTGTTTCTGCTGACGGGCCCATGAACCTTTACCAAGCGATTTGCATTGCTTCAAACCCAAAatcaagaggaagaagcgTTCTTGTCTCGCTAAATGATCAAATCTCCTCCGGATACTACATCACTAAGACGAATGCAAACAGTTTGGATTCATTCAATGTAAGACAGGGCTACCTGGGAAATTTCGTTAACAATGAAATACACTATTATTATCCTCCTGTGAAACCTCAAGGTTGCCATAAATTCAAACTGAGAGTAGATGGAGAGAACTTCAAATTACCAGAAGTTTGTATTTTGTATGCTCATCAAGCTTTCCCTCCAGCTATAGTCAACTTAGTAGCAGATAAATACGACGGTATCGTTCTTGCCACCATGGGTGCAGGCTCGTTGCCCGATGAGGTTAATGAAACTTGCATGAAATTGGCCCTGCCAATCGTATATTCCAAGAGGTCTATGGATGGGATGGTGCCTATTGCTAATGTGCCAAAGAGTGGTCCAAACGATGGATACCTCATTGCTTCTGGTTATCTAAGCCCAGAAAAGAGTAGAATCTTGTTGCAATTATGTTTGGCAGGTAATTACACCCTAGAAGAAATTAAGCATGTTTTTACGGGCGTCTATGGTGGATGA
- the SWA2 gene encoding auxilin-like protein SWA2 (similar to Saccharomyces cerevisiae SWA2 (YDR320C); ancestral locus Anc_5.352), with the protein MSDPFAHLLASLKNKDSATEFKETTSQSTDLPSSSGSVVPDVLKTDKGNYESLHSVSAWPLIPPSKVSFSAAPLVPSNSTSSANTASNTPSPAPVNIDDDFDEIFGSDAIAATGGLQQVDQDSHDDDDGDDALVDEVKDMEIARLMSLGLSVQKATEFYNDDITYERYLEILKSKQKKHRDRIAREKSNDIKIKKPGLFNNTDSDNNNLLSIATDFFNKGKELMDQWTSFPPEENNRLKSHLNLEDESNDYDLSLEENPCNSGGDNLDEDLLTDFEAKIDITKRASKNVASSPSPSFDIPIDEDSGKKESSMDDSLLDFSPENFTKSDSTENNTLFGESSNAVSVVPISDIELSGYSEFKAKGATLFKNGDYVNSLQEYEKALNSLPSNHPLRIIGLSNIIASQLKVGEYSKSIVNSDLALALFPPAKASWNNKISNSDPQRSFNDIWPKIMIRRAESFEHLESFKNALETYQELISRNFFDDKIMQGKRRCQNFISPPLVRKSTPVKKTTPTLKKPAPDPSPAPIDIPSKVKEQELENAKLALYDKVFGKIGTWKGGKEDDIRHLLSNLSQLLTWCNWKDVSMQDLVMPKKVKIAYMKAVAKTHPDKIPESLSLENKMIAENIFSTLSIAWDKFKQQNDIN; encoded by the coding sequence ATGTCAGATCCGTTTGCACATTTATTAGCATCATTAAAGAACAAGGATTCTGCAActgaattcaaagaaacaacCTCTCAGAGCACCGATCTCCCTTCTTCCTCCGGCTCTGTGGTTCCAGATGTTTTAAAGACAGATAAAGGTAATTATGAAAGCCTGCATTCAGTTTCAGCCTGGCCATTGATACCGCCATCGAAGGTGAGTTTCTCAGCAGCCCCTTTAGTACCAAGTAATAGTACTTCCAGCGCAAATACTGCTAGCAATACACCTTCTCCCGCCCCAGTCAATATTGACGATGACTTTGACGAAATATTTGGTAGCGATGCAATAGCTGCAACGGGTGGGCTTCAACAAGTAGATCAAGATTCtcatgatgatgatgatggtgatgatgcTTTAGTCGATGAAGTCAAGGACATGGAAATCGCTCGATTGATGTCACTAGGTTTATCAGTTCAGAAGGCCACAGAATTCTATAACGATGATATAACGTATGAAAGATATCTAGAAATCTTGAAGTCAAAGCAAAAGAAGCACAGAGACCGAATTGCCAGAGAGAAATCaaatgatatcaaaatcaaaaagccTGGTTTATTCAACAACACAGATTCGGATAACAATAATCTTCTCAGCATAGCTACtgactttttcaataaGGGTAAAGAATTGATGGACCAGTGGACCTCTTTCCCtcctgaagaaaataacaGATTAAAAAGTCACCTGAACCTTGAGGACGAATCCAACGACTACGACTtatctttggaagaaaatccATGTAATTCGGGTGGAGATAATCTAGATGAAGATCTCTTAACCGATTTTGAAGCAAAGATAGATATAACAAAGAGAGCGTCAAAGAATGTGGCTTCATCTCCTTCACCATCTTTTGATATACcaattgatgaagattcggggaaaaaagaatcttcAATGGATGATAGCCTTCTTGACTTCTCGCCAGAGAATTTCACCAAAAGCGATAGCACAGAAAACAACACTCTTTTTGGTGAAAGTAGTAATGCCGTCTCCGTAGTACCTATCTCAGATATCGAATTATCAGGATATAGCGAGTTCAAGGCGAAAGGTGCCACTTTGTTCAAGAACGGTGATTATGTAAATTCGTTGCAAGAATACGAAAAGGCTCTGAATTCACTGCCTTCGAACCATCCATTGAGGATCATTGGATTGTCAAACATTATTGCCTCGCAGTTAAAGGTCGGTGAATATTCCAAGTCCATAGTGAATTCGGATCTGGCGTTGGCATTGTTTCCACCAGCAAAAGCTAGTTGGAACAATAAGATCTCAAATAGTGATCCCCAAAGATCATTTAATGACATTTGGCCAAAGATTATGATTAGACGCGCTGAATCTTTTGAGCACTTagaaagtttcaaaaatgcaCTAGAAACATATCAAGAGTTGATTAGtaggaatttttttgatgacaAAATCATGCAGGGCAAAAGGAGATGCCAAAATTTTATTAGTCCCCCTCTGGTGAGAAAATCTACTCCTGTTAAGAAAACAACTCCAACATTGAAGAAGCCCGCTCCGGATCCTTCTCCAGCTCCCATAGATATCCCATCAAAAGTAAAGGAACAGGAGTTGGAAAACGCCAAATTGGCATTATACGATAAAGTTTTCGGGAAAATTGGCACTTGGAAGGGCGGCAAAGAGGATGACATCCGCCATCTATTATCAAATTTGTCTCAGTTATTAACATGGTGCAATTGGAAAGATGTCTCCATGCAAGATTTAGTTATGCCCAAGAAGGTCAAGATCGCATACATGAAAGCTGTAGCCAAAACGCATCCTGACAAGATACCGGAATCGTTGTCTCTGGAAAATAAGATGATTGCAGAAAACATCTTCAGTACTTTAAGTATTGCTTGGGACAAATTTAAACAGCAAAATGATATCAACTGA
- the DAD4 gene encoding Dad4p (similar to Saccharomyces cerevisiae DAD4 (YDR320C-A); ancestral locus Anc_5.354): MENPHEQVQANILSRIIGNVKRLNESVAILNQELVTINNRNKNLEIMGAICDNYHSSIQFNLEATNNKKPPL; the protein is encoded by the coding sequence ATGGAGAACCCCCACGAACAAGTGCAAGCCAATATACTGTCGCGGATTATTGGCAATGTCAAGAGGCTCAATGAGAGTGTGGCCATTCTGAATCAAGAGCTCGTGACCATTAATAATCGGAACAAGAATCTAGAGATCATGGGTGCAATTTGTGATAACTATCACAGCAGCATTCAGTTTAACCTGGAGGCtaccaacaacaaaaaaccTCCTCTTTAG
- the MCM21 gene encoding Mcm21p (similar to Saccharomyces cerevisiae MCM21 (YDR318W); ancestral locus Anc_5.349), producing the protein MVQHQMFDSAVADLLDTDILTSPSKRKRKLKIADIDTSDRNDLEDSIIMENVYRMFGITFFPLVDPADLKIKDVSDEIFVDREMLGIRLEVFSERKSKFEKPHYILLKKRIKSNSWFLFKHTIPSFIDVQGIFNETNGGLVISHDNVYLFAKRVFLQLVEIQKRQQKFKDLEAKKIIHDLDLDLQSSMVSFFVKDVKVELFVKQNEIVSCSILDEIHDFSRKNKSKWEIVLLGSLDDLELKLNHSFSTIFR; encoded by the coding sequence ATGGTCCAGCATCAAATGTTTGATTCTGCTGTGGCCGATTTACTTGACACAGATATTTTAACGTCACCTTCGAAAAGGAAGCGAAAACTGAAGATAGCGGATATCGACACAAGTGATAGAAATGACTTGGAAGATTCAATTATCATGGAGAACGTTTATAGAATGTTTGGCATAACTTTTTTCCCACTTGTTGATCCTGCCgatttgaaaattaaaGATGTTAGTGACGAAATTTTCGTTGATAGAGAAATGCTGGGGATACGATTAGAAGTTTTCAGCGAACGGAAGTCtaagtttgaaaaacccCACTAcatacttttgaaaaaaaggataaaatcAAATAGTTGGTTTTTATTTAAGCATACTATTCCAAGTTTCATTGATGTTCAGGGCATATTTAACGAGACCAATGGGGGATTGGTGATATCCCATGATAATGTGTATTTATTTGCCAAGAGAGTCTTCTTGCAACTAGTagaaatacaaaaaagACAACAGAAATTTAAGGATTTagaagccaaaaaaattattcatGATTTGGATTTAGATTTGCAGTCTTCAAtggtttccttttttgttaaAGATGTTAAAGTTGAATTGTTTGTTAAGCAGAATGAAATAGTTTCGTGTTCAATATTGGACGAAATTCATGATTTTAGCCGAAAGAATAAGAGCAAGTGGGAAATTGTACTGCTTGGTTCATTAGATGACTTGGAGTTGAAGCTAAACCattcattttcaacaatttttagATGA